A genomic segment from Halonatronomonas betaini encodes:
- a CDS encoding FmdB family zinc ribbon protein: protein MPTYLYECEKCGRFEKLQGIKDEALKECPDCSGEVKRIIGAPGIRFKGSGFYCTDHKTDKSSKSSSDEKAS, encoded by the coding sequence ATGCCAACTTATTTATACGAATGTGAAAAGTGCGGAAGATTTGAGAAGCTTCAAGGTATCAAAGATGAGGCTTTAAAAGAATGCCCTGATTGTTCTGGAGAGGTAAAAAGGATTATTGGAGCTCCAGGGATTCGCTTTAAAGGTTCTGGTTTTTATTGTACTGACCATAAAACTGATAAATCGAGTAAATCAAGTAGTGACGAGAAAGCATCATAA